From Salirhabdus salicampi:
ATATTCCCGTCGGTTATATCATTATTTCCGTTTCTTGATGTGATGTATACGTGTCAATGGATAAAAATTCCCCTTGACAAACGTTTTTATATATTGGCATTAAATAATATTAGCATAGGATAAAACGTCAGTCAAACTTTTTTGCACGAAATACATAGTAGCCTTTGTTTCGTTTTTGGACAACAACCTTATCAAAGAGGTTTTCAAGCTGTTTCTTTATTGACGGAGCTCCTTGCTTCTTTTGTACAACAACCCATAGTTCCCCGCCTCCAATTAAAACAGAATAGCTTTGCTCCATGATTGTCCGTACAACTTGTTTTCCTGCACGTATGGGAGGGTTAGTTATTACTGCGGCAAATGTTTCGTTTTTTACACCTTCAAGCATGTCACTTTCAGATATCGTAACATTTGTAATCTCATTTTGATTGGCGTTTTGTTTAGCTAAAGTAAGAGCTCTTTCATTCACATCTACCATTACAACATGACGATCCGGGAACATCTTTGCGATTGACAAACCAATTGGTCCGTATCCACATCCAACATCCAAGATTGCACCTGTAACTTCCGGCTCTTCAAAACATTCAATTAATGTTTTAGACCCAAAATCAACCTCACCCTTCGAAAATACCCCTCTATCTGATGTAAATGTATAAACTTCACCACGTAGTTCGTATTGCCATGTGTCAGGTTTACTCTCTACATTTGGGGTTTTCGAGTAATAATGGTCCGCCATTATAATCACCTACCTGAAGTTGAAAAGTGTCAAAAGATATACTTTTTTGATTTATCTGAATAAAAAAGCAAAGCCCGCTGTCTAACAGCGAGCTTAACTTTATAATGTTTATTTTACTTCTACTGTAGCGCCAACTTCTTCAAGCTTGCCTTTAAGTTCTTCAGCTTCCTCTTTAGAAACGCCTTCTTTAACCGGCTTTGGAGCGTTATCAACAAGTTCTTTAGCATCTTTCAAGCCAAGACCAGTGATTTCACGCACAGCTTTAACAACTTTAATTTTTGAGCTTCCTGGGTTTTCAAGAACAACATCAAATTCAGTTTGTTCTTCAGCAGCTTCTCCACCAGCAGCACCTGCTACAGCTACAGGAGCAGCAGCACTTACTCCAAATTCTTCTTCAATTGCTTTTACAAGATCATTTAAATCTAAGACTGACATCTCTTTAAGAGCATCAATAATTTGTTCTTTAGTCATGATAAATCCTCCTTAAAATTTTATATAACGTATTTTAGGCGATTAAGCGCCTTCTTCTTCCTTCTGTTCCGCAATTGCTTTTGTAGCATATGCGAAGTTGCGTACAGGTGCTTGTAGCACGCTGAGTAGCATAGATAGAAGTCCTTCGTAAGATGGAAGGTCAGCAAGCTCTTTAATTTGGTCAAGAGTTGCAATATTACCCTCAATTACTCCACCTTTAATTTCAAGGTCTTCGTGTTCTTTAGCAAAATTGTTCAAGATCTTCGCCGGAGCGACAACATCTTCCTCACTAAACGCGATGGCAGTAGGCCCAACTAAAACTTCATTTAGTCCTTCCAGACCTGCTTCTTCAGTAGCACGGCGTGTCATAGTGTTCTTGTACACTTTGAAGTCAATGCCCGCTTGACGAAGTTGCTGGCGAAGTTCAGTTACCTCTTCAACGTCCAAGCCGCGATAATCAACTAAAATTGTTGATTTGCTGTTTTTGAACTTGTCAGAAATTTCACTTACTACTTGCTTTTTAAGTTCAAGAGTTCTGCTCATCATTCCACCTCCTATTGACTCTTCATACCGTTGGTATTGCGGATGTGAAAGATACCCATAAAAAATGCCCCCAAATAATATGGAGGCATGTATCGGACATTGCATAAAGGACTTGCGTGCTCTATACAATATATTATCTACACACCTCGGCAGGAAATTAAGCGATCAAATCGCCCCTACTGTCTACGGTATCGGTTATATTTTCATTTCGACCTTTCCAATTATAAGGAATCCAAACTGGAAAGTCAACGATTACTTACTGGAAATATTTGAAACATCCACGCGTACACCAGGACCCATTGTAGAAGAAACGGATACGTTACGCATATATGTTCCTTTTGAAGCTTGCGGTTTTGCTTTTTGTAGTGTTTCAACTAATGCTACAAAGTTTTCAACTAACTTGTCATCTTCAAAAGATACTTTCCCGATTGGCACATGAATGTTACCAGATTTATCAACACGGTACTCAACTTTACCAGCCTTAATTTCTTTTACAGCTTTTTCAACTTCGAAAGTTACTGTACCAGTCTTAGGGTTAGGCATAAGTCCTTTCGGCCCTAACACACGTCCTAGTTTACCAACTTCAGCCATCATGTCTGGTGTAGCAACAACTACATCAAAGTCAAACCAACCTTGGTTAATCTTGTTGATGTAATCAGCGTCACCTACGTAGTCAGCACCAGCAGCTTCAGCTTCTTTAGCTTTTTCACCTTTAGCGAAAACAAGAACCTTTTGTGTTTTACCAGTTCCGTTTGGCAATACCATTGCGCCACGGATTTGTTGGTCTGCTTTCTTAGGATCTACACCTAAACGAAATGCAGCTTCAACAGACTCATCAAAATTTGCAGAAGCTGTTTTCTTTAATAGTTCAACAGCTTCTTTTATATCATACTGTTTTGTACGATCAACGAGCTTAACAGCTTCTAAATACTTTTTTCCTTTCTTAGCCATGCTTTTTCCTCCTCAAATGTGGTTTTAACGGTTTGACCTCCCACTAATAAAGGTTGCGAAAGGGAATATAAGCCCACCCCCGCAACCTTTGATCAATCTGGACTCCGCCGTGGGATTAATCTTCGACAATAATTCCCATACTACGCGCTGTACCTTCTACCATGCGCATAGCTGATTCCACGTCAGCAGCGTTTAAATCAGGCATTTTTAGTTCAGCAATTTCGCGAACTTTATCACGTTGAATGGTAGCTACTTTATTGCGATTTGGTTCACCTGATCCTGACTCAATACCAGCAGCTTTCTTTAAAAGAACTGCAGCAGGTGGGGTTTTCGTAATAAATGTAAATGAACGGTCTTCAAAAACCGAAATTTCAACCGGAATAATCATGCCAGCTTGATCCGCCGTACGTGCATTGAATTCCTTACAGAATCCCATGATATTAATACCAGCTTGACCTAAAGCAGGACCTACTGGTGGTGCTGGATTAGCTTTACCTGCAGGAATTTGTAGTTTAACAACTTTGATTACTTTTTTAGCCACGAGACACACCTCCTTAAGTCCGTGATGTGGTAAATGGGGAATTTTTCCCCTCCCACTCATCCTATCTATCTATGCCTATCAAGGCATAAAGAACATAAAAAGTTTAGCATTTTTATTTGATGAATGCAAGGGTTATTATAACTTTTGTATTTGTGAAAAATCTAATTCAACCGGCGTTTCTCTTCCAAACATATTTACGTGGACCTTTACTTTTTGCTTATCCAGATCGATATGTTCTATTGTACCAGTAAAGTTTGCAAATGGCCCGTCTGTCACGCGCACACTTTCCTTAACTTCAAAATCAATGTCTACAACTGGTTCTTCCATGCCAAGTCGCTTTAACAGTGTCTCTACTTCTTCTGGCAAGAGAGGGTTTGGCTTAGATCCAGATCCTGTTGACCCAACAAAACCTGTTACACCGGGTGTATTACGCACAACGTACCAAGAATCGTCCGTCATGACCATCTCAGCCAGGACGTATCCAGGGAAAAACTTCTTTTTAGTCGTTTTCCGCTTACCATTTTTTATTTCCGTTTCTTCCTCCTCAGGAACAATAACACGGAAAATTTTATCTTGCATACCCATTGATTCAACACGTTTCTCTAGATTCGTTTTTACTTTGTTTTCATACCCTGAGTATGTATGAACAACGTACCATCTTTTTTCCATTGCATATAGGACAAACTCGTTGCCCTTCCCTCCCTTAACAAAAGTATTTTCGACCAACATGAAAAAACCCGTAAGACGGGTTTTTCTAGAATTTGTATATCAAACATTATAACATAATCACTTATAAATTATTCAAATAAAGTCCGTGATTTTTATTTGCGAATCAATTCTAGTATTTGTGAGATTCCTAAGTCAACTACTGCAAAGAAGATAGCTACAAATGCTACAGTTGCAACAACCGTAATGGTGTAACGTGTTAATTCTTTTCTTTTCGGCCAACTTACTTTGCGCATCTCACGCGTAACGTCCTTTAAGAACTTTCCAATATTCATCATCAAACCCCCATAATCGCGGTGTACGGATATGATTATTTCGTTTCTCTATGAAGCGTATGCTTTCCGCAATGTTTGCAATATTTACGAACAACCAAACGTTCATCTTGCTTTCTTTTATAAGTTGAATAATTTCGACTGTGGCATTCATCACAAGCTAGTATGATTTTTTCACTCAACTATCTCGCCTCTTGTTCAAGTTATGCTTGTATTAATGTAGCATGAGTATGTATACCTGTCAACGCAGTTAATGGGATATCTCACTCACTTCTATATAGCGTTCCAACTTCCGCTTGACCCGCTGTAAAGCGTTATCAATTGATTTAACGTGACGATTGAGTTCTTCTGATATCTCCTGGTAAGATCTACCGTCCAAATATAAATTAAGTACTTTCTGTTCTAAATCACTTAAAATCTCCCGCATTTTAAATTCCATATCACCGTACCGCTCACGGCTAATAATTAACTCTTCAGGGTCCATTGTTTTTGATCCAGCCAATACATCTAACAAAGTTCGGTCAGATTCTTCATCGTATATAGGCTTGTCCAAAGAAACATAGGAATTAAGCGGTATATGCTTTTGTCTTGTGGCAGTTTTAATCGCAGTAATAATTTGTCTTGTTACACACAATTCCGCGAATGCTTTAAACGATGAAAGTTTATCTTCTTGATAATCACGTATCGCCTTATATAAACCTATCATTCCCTCTTGAACAATGTCTTCACGATCAGCACCAATTAAAAAATACGTTCTAGCTTTCGCCCGAACAAAGTTTCTGTATTTATGAATTAAATACTCAAGCGCTTGACCTTCTCCGTCATGAACTAACTCGACAACTTGTTCATCTGACATTGCTTCCAAGTCAAACTCGTT
This genomic window contains:
- a CDS encoding class I SAM-dependent methyltransferase gives rise to the protein MADHYYSKTPNVESKPDTWQYELRGEVYTFTSDRGVFSKGEVDFGSKTLIECFEEPEVTGAILDVGCGYGPIGLSIAKMFPDRHVVMVDVNERALTLAKQNANQNEITNVTISESDMLEGVKNETFAAVITNPPIRAGKQVVRTIMEQSYSVLIGGGELWVVVQKKQGAPSIKKQLENLFDKVVVQKRNKGYYVFRAKKFD
- the rplL gene encoding 50S ribosomal protein L7/L12 gives rise to the protein MTKEQIIDALKEMSVLDLNDLVKAIEEEFGVSAAAPVAVAGAAGGEAAEEQTEFDVVLENPGSSKIKVVKAVREITGLGLKDAKELVDNAPKPVKEGVSKEEAEELKGKLEEVGATVEVK
- the rplJ gene encoding 50S ribosomal protein L10, yielding MSRTLELKKQVVSEISDKFKNSKSTILVDYRGLDVEEVTELRQQLRQAGIDFKVYKNTMTRRATEEAGLEGLNEVLVGPTAIAFSEEDVVAPAKILNNFAKEHEDLEIKGGVIEGNIATLDQIKELADLPSYEGLLSMLLSVLQAPVRNFAYATKAIAEQKEEEGA
- the rplA gene encoding 50S ribosomal protein L1 gives rise to the protein MAKKGKKYLEAVKLVDRTKQYDIKEAVELLKKTASANFDESVEAAFRLGVDPKKADQQIRGAMVLPNGTGKTQKVLVFAKGEKAKEAEAAGADYVGDADYINKINQGWFDFDVVVATPDMMAEVGKLGRVLGPKGLMPNPKTGTVTFEVEKAVKEIKAGKVEYRVDKSGNIHVPIGKVSFEDDKLVENFVALVETLQKAKPQASKGTYMRNVSVSSTMGPGVRVDVSNISSK
- the rplK gene encoding 50S ribosomal protein L11, whose translation is MAKKVIKVVKLQIPAGKANPAPPVGPALGQAGINIMGFCKEFNARTADQAGMIIPVEISVFEDRSFTFITKTPPAAVLLKKAAGIESGSGEPNRNKVATIQRDKVREIAELKMPDLNAADVESAMRMVEGTARSMGIIVED
- the nusG gene encoding transcription termination/antitermination protein NusG, giving the protein MEKRWYVVHTYSGYENKVKTNLEKRVESMGMQDKIFRVIVPEEEETEIKNGKRKTTKKKFFPGYVLAEMVMTDDSWYVVRNTPGVTGFVGSTGSGSKPNPLLPEEVETLLKRLGMEEPVVDIDFEVKESVRVTDGPFANFTGTIEHIDLDKQKVKVHVNMFGRETPVELDFSQIQKL
- the secE gene encoding preprotein translocase subunit SecE codes for the protein MMNIGKFLKDVTREMRKVSWPKRKELTRYTITVVATVAFVAIFFAVVDLGISQILELIRK
- the rpmG gene encoding 50S ribosomal protein L33 translates to MSEKIILACDECHSRNYSTYKRKQDERLVVRKYCKHCGKHTLHRETK
- the sigH gene encoding RNA polymerase sporulation sigma factor SigH, whose product is MSDEQVVELVHDGEGQALEYLIHKYRNFVRAKARTYFLIGADREDIVQEGMIGLYKAIRDYQEDKLSSFKAFAELCVTRQIITAIKTATRQKHIPLNSYVSLDKPIYDEESDRTLLDVLAGSKTMDPEELIISRERYGDMEFKMREILSDLEQKVLNLYLDGRSYQEISEELNRHVKSIDNALQRVKRKLERYIEVSEISH